From the genome of Periplaneta americana isolate PAMFEO1 chromosome 15, P.americana_PAMFEO1_priV1, whole genome shotgun sequence, one region includes:
- the LOC138714610 gene encoding leucine-rich repeat transmembrane neuronal protein 2-like: MTDWKCLLLVTILSTLCDVRELCPTKCRCNGNSCNCSWASLDDIPLEDIDSNSTEFIASNNRLTVLKNGSFTAFRLRKLRVINLDYNHISAVESGTFEGLHSLKILSVSHNVIEDLHYHTFAQTTKLQELRISHNNLASLHPDLLRQTHLLQVFDASNNAIKILPPLLFKHCTLLKEVILNKNKIKHISSQQFLHNPTIKIVNLGKNFIQQLHPETFNYIKDLSYLNLSDNKVLYLETDTFKNNCHLIKVDLSKNRLQTLPVCEENCLENVMLLDICDNPIVEGKNVQRVKQLCESNKMFLVEPCGTTSSEQRNNNNNIFEGQQMAQERAILHGRFRRSYTTGTIGVKMLNESDSTSVIPSFENSGKDINRNNSVISENEPENFTQSFLNSTITISLDESDQNVTVKFIDYDSPLVLRESTVRGIFFISLECTLAGAVVLKRLLFSKEKTESNVVDTIELLPVSEPKTDAENKATQTHSV, encoded by the coding sequence ATGACAGACTGGAAGTGCCTGCTACTTGTCACAATCCTTTCGACGCTTTGTGACGTAAGAGAACTGTGTCCCACTAAATGCCGTTGCAATGGAAACAGTTGCAACTGTTCATGGGCGTCACTGGATGACATTCCTCTTGAAGACATCGATAGCAATAGCACCGAGTTTATAGCATCAAATAATCGTCTCACCGTCCTCAAGAACGGTTCCTTCACCGCCTTCCGCCTTCGTAAACTAAGAGTTATCAACTTGGATTACAATCATATTTCAGCAGTAGAGTCGGGCACTTTTGAGGGTCTTCACAGCTTGAAGATTTTGTCAGTGTCTCATAACGTGATAGAGGACCTTCATTATCATACATTCGCTCAGACGACAAAGCTTCAAGAATTACGAATCAGTCACAATAACTTAGCGTCCCTACACCCTGACCTTCTGAGGCAAACTCACCTGTTGCAAGTTTTTGATGCTtcaaataacgcaataaaaattctaccaccacttttattcaaacaCTGCACTCTCCTCAAAGAAGTGATTTtgaataagaacaaaattaagcACATCAGCAGCCAACAGTTCCTTCACAATCCAACTATCAAAATCGTCAACTTGGGGAAGAACTTTATACAACAACTTCATCCAGAAACATTCAATTACATTAAGGatctttcttatttaaatttaagtgaCAACAAAGTGCTTTATCTAGAAACAGACACATTTAAGAACAATTGTCATCTCATTAAAGTAGATCTGAGCAAGAACAGATTGCAAACACTCCCTGTGTGCGAGGAGAATTGTTTGGAAAACGTGATGTTGCTTGATATTTGTGACAATCCAATTGTGGAAGGCAAGAACGTTCAACGCGTGAAACAATTGTGTGAAAGTAATAAAATGTTTTTAGTGGAACCGTGTGGTACAACATCGTCGGAACAaaggaacaataataataatatattcgaaGGTCAGCAGATGGCTCAAGAACGTGCGATACTCCATGGTAGGTTCAGAAGATCGTATACAACTGGGACAATTGGTGTGAAAATGCTGAACGAGAGTGACTCTACCAGTGTAATCCCCAGTTTCGAAAACAGCGGCAAAGATATCAATAGAAATAATTCTGTCATATCGGAAAATGAACCTGAGAATTTTACTCAAAGCTTTTTAAATTCTACTATAACAATCTCACTAGATGAGAGTGATCAAAATGTGACAGTTAAGTTCATAGATTATGATTCACCTCTTGTGTTGCGTGAATCAACAGTACGTGGCATCTTTTTCATCTCCCTTGAGTGTACTTTAGCTGGTGCTGTCGTGTTGAAGAGATTACTATTTTCGAAAGAAAAGACAGAATCAAATGTTGTCGATACAATTGAACTTTTGCCAGTATCGGAGCCAAAAACAGATGCAGAAAACAAAGCAACACAAACACACAGTGTGTGA